The Neobacillus sp. OS1-2 genome includes a window with the following:
- a CDS encoding ATP-dependent DNA helicase, with protein sequence MQNRMPFEVSKTESFYDKLAEWIGDLFYDILPEAGFELRDEQIYMAFQLEKAFKDKQIMFAEAGVGTGKTIVYLLYSIMYARYTNRPAVIACADETLIEQLVKKEGDIAKLEKVLELNIDVRLAKSRDQYLCLKKLDQVRNQDFSDEISDIYQKLPDFIHMGGSMQSFEKYGDRRDYPHLTDELWSNLNWDPLQDCFSCDKRHRCGLTLHREFYRHSTDLIICSHDFYMEHIWTKESRRREGQLPLLPEHSSVVFDEGHLLEYAAQKALSYRFTDYTLDTLLTRLMENEVREKTLYTIEDALQDNEAFFDTISQFSLQQKGSEKQIITKHPLVLKTCRKLLSTLQTLEEELVFESELYVINEYDLKIVEEYLEQITYSLSLFLQEVNGITWFEEGGGERTLVIMPKMVEEVMREEVFSQKKPFIFSSATLSNQKSFDYIANSLGVKDYLSFTVASPFAYEEKMDVFLPRFPKGSMEEKIHYLIKMVQQSEGRALILLNNKEELSQLKKQLAGGISYPIYFEGDEEISTLVSKFQNEEHAILCSMHLWEGLDIPGRSLENVLIFSLPFPPNDPVFTAKREGVDNPFLEVDLPYMLLRLRQGVGRLIRSEHDRGMVHIMLDEEIDSFVLQSVTEALPTTAKDA encoded by the coding sequence ATGCAAAACCGGATGCCGTTTGAAGTTTCCAAAACTGAATCCTTTTATGATAAATTGGCTGAATGGATTGGTGATCTATTTTATGATATTTTGCCAGAGGCTGGATTTGAACTAAGGGATGAACAAATTTATATGGCTTTTCAATTGGAAAAGGCCTTCAAGGATAAACAAATAATGTTCGCGGAAGCAGGCGTTGGAACAGGGAAAACGATTGTATACCTGCTCTATTCTATCATGTATGCAAGGTATACAAATAGGCCCGCAGTAATCGCCTGTGCGGACGAAACGCTTATCGAGCAGCTTGTGAAAAAAGAAGGCGATATTGCTAAGCTTGAAAAGGTTTTGGAGTTAAATATCGATGTTCGCCTGGCAAAATCACGAGATCAGTATTTGTGTCTTAAGAAGCTTGACCAGGTTCGGAATCAAGACTTTTCAGATGAGATATCCGATATTTATCAAAAATTGCCGGATTTTATCCATATGGGTGGTTCGATGCAATCTTTTGAAAAGTACGGTGATAGACGTGATTATCCTCATTTAACGGATGAATTATGGAGTAATCTCAATTGGGATCCTCTTCAAGATTGTTTCTCCTGTGATAAACGCCATCGCTGTGGATTGACACTACACCGGGAATTTTACCGGCATTCGACTGATTTAATTATTTGTTCCCATGACTTTTACATGGAGCATATTTGGACGAAGGAATCAAGAAGGCGTGAAGGGCAGCTGCCGCTTTTACCTGAGCATTCTTCCGTTGTATTTGACGAGGGTCATCTTCTTGAATATGCAGCACAAAAAGCGTTAAGTTACCGTTTTACCGATTATACGTTGGATACACTGCTTACAAGGTTAATGGAAAATGAAGTTCGTGAAAAAACATTGTACACGATCGAAGACGCCCTTCAAGACAATGAAGCGTTTTTTGACACTATTTCACAATTCTCCTTACAGCAAAAAGGTTCGGAAAAACAAATCATTACGAAGCATCCTCTGGTATTAAAGACCTGCAGGAAGCTACTCTCAACACTGCAAACTTTGGAAGAGGAGCTTGTTTTTGAAAGTGAATTATATGTCATTAATGAATATGATTTAAAAATTGTGGAGGAATATTTGGAGCAAATTACCTACTCCTTATCACTTTTCCTTCAAGAAGTGAACGGGATTACCTGGTTTGAAGAAGGCGGCGGAGAACGGACACTAGTTATCATGCCAAAAATGGTCGAAGAAGTGATGCGTGAAGAAGTGTTCTCACAGAAAAAACCGTTTATCTTCTCATCAGCAACACTGTCGAATCAAAAATCCTTTGATTATATTGCAAATAGCCTTGGGGTGAAGGACTACCTATCCTTTACAGTCGCCTCACCATTTGCCTATGAAGAAAAGATGGATGTCTTCCTCCCGAGGTTTCCAAAAGGCAGCATGGAAGAAAAAATTCATTATCTGATAAAAATGGTACAGCAATCAGAAGGACGGGCCTTAATTCTATTAAATAATAAGGAAGAACTGTCACAGCTTAAAAAGCAGTTGGCAGGGGGAATTTCCTATCCCATTTATTTTGAGGGGGACGAGGAGATTAGCACCCTCGTTTCGAAGTTTCAAAATGAGGAGCATGCGATTCTATGTTCCATGCATCTATGGGAAGGCCTAGATATTCCAGGAAGATCCCTTGAAAATGTCTTGATTTTTTCACTTCCTTTCCCGCCAAACGATCCGGTTTTTACGGCAAAGAGAGAAGGGGTAGACAATCCATTCTTAGAGGTAGATTTACCGTATATGCTTCTCAGGCTGCGTCAGGGCGTAGGACGATTAATTCGGAGTGAACATGACCGGGGAATGGTTCATATCATGTTGGATGAGGAAATCGATTCTTTTGTATTACAAAGTGTTACAGAAGCACTGCCAACGACGGCTAAAGATGCATAA
- a CDS encoding class I SAM-dependent RNA methyltransferase, with the protein MGNYQIIATAAMGLEALVAKEVRSLGYECEVENGKVTYTGDETAIARSNLWLRTADRIKIKVGEFKAYTFDELFEKTKALPWEEFLPEDAEFPVIGKSVKSTLFSVSDCQAIVKKAVVERLKKQYKRSTWFEETGALYRIEVALLKDLATITIDTSGQGLHKRGYRIDQGEAPLKETLAAALVMLTNWKADSPFIDPFCGSGTIPIEAAMIGQNIAPGFNREFVSEGWNWIQQSVWDEARNEAEDLANYDQPLDITGSDIDHRMVKIAQENAFEAGFADIIQFKQMQVRDISTNKEFGVIVGNPPYGERLGDKKAVEQMYKEMGQAFSKLDTWSIYIMTSNEGFEQLYGKPATKKRKLFNGFIRTDLYQYWGKRPPRQRN; encoded by the coding sequence ATGGGAAATTATCAAATAATTGCTACAGCAGCAATGGGGCTTGAGGCCTTGGTGGCAAAAGAGGTAAGGTCATTAGGATATGAATGTGAAGTTGAGAATGGCAAGGTTACCTATACAGGGGACGAAACTGCTATTGCCCGCAGTAATTTGTGGCTTCGAACCGCTGACAGAATAAAAATCAAGGTGGGCGAATTCAAAGCATATACCTTTGATGAATTATTTGAAAAGACAAAAGCACTGCCCTGGGAAGAATTCCTCCCTGAAGATGCTGAATTTCCTGTCATCGGGAAATCTGTAAAATCAACACTTTTTAGTGTGTCGGACTGCCAAGCAATCGTCAAAAAGGCAGTTGTGGAACGCCTGAAAAAACAGTATAAGCGGAGTACCTGGTTTGAGGAAACGGGTGCCCTTTATCGGATTGAAGTCGCCTTATTAAAGGATCTTGCCACTATCACCATTGATACAAGTGGTCAGGGGCTTCATAAACGTGGCTACCGTATTGACCAAGGTGAAGCTCCTCTAAAGGAAACACTCGCGGCTGCGCTCGTAATGTTAACCAATTGGAAGGCTGACAGTCCATTTATCGACCCATTCTGCGGCTCAGGAACGATTCCGATTGAAGCGGCAATGATCGGCCAAAATATTGCACCTGGTTTTAACCGGGAATTTGTATCAGAGGGCTGGAATTGGATTCAACAATCCGTTTGGGATGAGGCTAGGAATGAAGCCGAAGATTTAGCGAATTACGACCAACCTTTAGACATTACCGGCTCTGATATTGATCACCGGATGGTAAAAATTGCCCAAGAGAATGCTTTCGAGGCTGGTTTTGCTGATATCATTCAGTTTAAGCAAATGCAAGTCAGAGACATTTCAACAAACAAAGAATTTGGTGTCATTGTTGGAAACCCTCCTTACGGAGAGAGACTAGGGGATAAGAAGGCTGTTGAGCAAATGTATAAGGAAATGGGGCAAGCATTCAGTAAGCTTGATACCTGGTCGATTTATATCATGACTTCGAATGAAGGTTTTGAACAGCTGTACGGTAAACCCGCAACAAAGAAACGTAAACTGTTTAATGGATTTATCCGAACTGATTTATATCAATATTGGGGAAAAAGACCTCCACGTCAAAGGAATTAA
- a CDS encoding CotD family spore coat protein has protein sequence MFLGTNFAPPVVHPTQQIVNHTFSTTVVPHIHPVHTTTVNHHMFQHKHFCPQTASCCEETCNQHINCCNPCQGAMAMPASNAMPGPNAMPGFGAGGPGFGMGGPGFGMGGPGFAPGPFMGPRP, from the coding sequence ATGTTTCTAGGAACTAATTTTGCACCGCCAGTCGTCCACCCGACACAGCAGATAGTGAATCACACCTTTTCAACAACGGTGGTGCCGCATATTCATCCAGTACACACCACAACGGTGAATCATCATATGTTCCAGCATAAGCATTTTTGCCCGCAAACAGCTTCATGCTGTGAGGAGACGTGTAATCAGCACATTAACTGCTGTAACCCATGTCAGGGGGCAATGGCAATGCCAGCTTCTAATGCCATGCCGGGACCTAATGCCATGCCGGGATTTGGAGCAGGCGGTCCAGGGTTTGGAATGGGAGGCCCTGGTTTCGGAATGGGAGGCCCAGGTTTCGCACCGGGACCATTTATGGGACCTAGACCTTAA
- a CDS encoding metal-sulfur cluster assembly factor translates to MNLEEKILEELKSVYDPELNINVVDLGLIYGIGITDDNDVSITMTLTTPGCPLHDSITKGVRYCVEGIEETRNVEVNLVWEPAWSPDKMSAEGKSYLGMR, encoded by the coding sequence ATGAATTTAGAAGAAAAAATCCTTGAAGAATTAAAAAGTGTTTATGACCCGGAATTAAATATTAACGTGGTGGATTTAGGCCTAATTTATGGTATTGGGATTACGGATGATAACGATGTTTCCATTACCATGACCCTGACAACACCTGGATGTCCACTTCATGACAGCATTACAAAAGGGGTTCGCTATTGTGTCGAAGGAATTGAAGAAACAAGAAATGTTGAGGTAAATCTAGTCTGGGAGCCTGCTTGGTCACCTGACAAAATGTCAGCAGAAGGAAAAAGTTATTTAGGAATGCGTTAA
- a CDS encoding Crp/Fnr family transcriptional regulator translates to MKKVEIEMKLSHFKLFKDLSDHDLEPFLEIIQARFYKQKMYVYMQNDSQDKLFFLDSGKVKICKTDLSGKEQILYILESGDMFPQTVFFKDGKHETHAEVMEDARIITFPRAQFEEILLTIPDLCARLFKLMGENVNDLQKRLEEQVLHNTYEQIILLLIRLCKSNGIKIGEQYLLTTHFTNKELANMIGTSRETVSRTINHLKKKNYIISSTKSLYLVNRIALKQEICY, encoded by the coding sequence ATGAAAAAAGTAGAAATAGAAATGAAGTTGTCACATTTCAAGTTATTTAAGGATTTGTCGGATCATGATTTGGAACCATTCTTAGAAATTATCCAGGCTCGCTTTTATAAACAAAAAATGTACGTTTATATGCAGAATGATTCGCAAGATAAATTATTCTTCCTTGATAGCGGAAAAGTCAAAATATGTAAGACTGATTTATCCGGGAAGGAACAGATTTTATACATTCTAGAATCAGGGGATATGTTTCCACAAACAGTATTTTTCAAGGATGGAAAGCATGAGACACACGCAGAAGTAATGGAGGATGCAAGGATCATTACGTTTCCACGGGCTCAATTTGAGGAAATCCTTCTTACAATCCCTGACCTTTGTGCTAGACTCTTTAAATTGATGGGAGAAAACGTAAATGATTTACAAAAAAGATTAGAAGAACAAGTTCTCCATAACACATATGAACAAATTATTTTATTACTCATTAGGCTTTGTAAATCAAATGGAATAAAAATAGGAGAACAATACCTGCTGACAACCCATTTTACAAATAAAGAACTGGCAAATATGATTGGTACTTCCAGAGAGACTGTCAGCAGAACGATTAATCATTTAAAAAAGAAAAACTATATCATCTCAAGTACTAAAAGTTTATATTTAGTCAATCGAATCGCTTTAAAGCAGGAAATTTGTTATTAA
- a CDS encoding DUF2249 domain-containing protein — MILDNRGLEPPQPMMRTLAALETLGENEVLTIINDRRPMFLYEQLEELGYKQRTEPQNDGSFKIEIFR; from the coding sequence GTGATATTAGATAATCGCGGATTAGAGCCGCCACAGCCGATGATGAGAACTTTAGCCGCCCTAGAGACCCTTGGGGAAAATGAGGTATTGACGATCATCAATGATAGAAGACCGATGTTCCTATATGAGCAGCTAGAGGAATTAGGTTACAAGCAGCGTACAGAACCACAAAACGATGGAAGCTTTAAAATTGAGATCTTTCGCTAA
- a CDS encoding Crp/Fnr family transcriptional regulator, whose amino-acid sequence MKQEDIVKRLSDVPIFKELSAEELDPIVKIAQTRFYKHKMYVFMQEDRLDRVFFIHSGKVKIYKTDQSGKEQLISILEPGEMFPHAGFFRQGNFPAHAEVTEDAILIVIPIDKFENILISYPELCIKLFKVLGEKIVDLQGRLEAQVLHNTYEQIILLLIRLCKSNGEKVGECYKLTTQFTNRELANMIGTSRETVSRTMNHVKKKEFVIQDDEGFYLINREALQQELFY is encoded by the coding sequence ATGAAGCAGGAGGACATAGTAAAACGATTGTCCGATGTCCCAATCTTCAAGGAATTATCTGCTGAAGAGCTTGATCCAATCGTAAAAATTGCACAAACCCGCTTCTATAAACATAAGATGTATGTTTTTATGCAGGAAGACAGGCTTGACCGTGTATTCTTTATTCACAGTGGGAAAGTCAAAATTTACAAAACCGATCAATCGGGCAAAGAGCAATTAATTTCCATCCTTGAACCAGGAGAAATGTTCCCACATGCTGGTTTTTTTAGACAAGGGAATTTTCCAGCGCATGCCGAGGTGACGGAAGATGCTATTCTCATTGTCATTCCGATTGACAAATTTGAAAATATCCTCATTTCCTATCCGGAACTCTGCATCAAGCTTTTTAAAGTATTGGGAGAAAAAATTGTTGACCTTCAAGGAAGATTGGAAGCACAAGTTCTTCATAACACGTATGAACAAATTATTTTACTTCTTATTAGGCTATGTAAATCAAATGGTGAAAAGGTGGGAGAATGTTACAAGTTGACAACCCAGTTCACCAACCGGGAATTAGCTAATATGATTGGCACTTCAAGGGAAACTGTGAGCAGAACGATGAATCATGTTAAAAAGAAGGAATTTGTGATTCAAGATGATGAGGGTTTTTATTTAATCAACCGTGAGGCATTGCAACAAGAGTTATTCTATTAA
- the gpsB gene encoding cell division regulator GpsB → MLADKVKLTAKDILEKEFKTGVRGYKQEDVDKFLDLIIKDYETFHQEIDDLQQENLRLRKQLEESSKRQPVAQPAGTTNFDILKRLSNLEKHVFGSKLYD, encoded by the coding sequence ATGTTGGCTGATAAAGTGAAATTAACAGCTAAGGATATTTTAGAAAAAGAGTTTAAGACTGGCGTAAGAGGGTATAAACAAGAAGATGTCGATAAATTCTTGGATTTAATCATTAAAGATTATGAAACGTTCCATCAAGAAATAGATGATCTGCAGCAAGAGAACCTTAGACTTCGTAAACAGCTTGAGGAGTCATCGAAGAGACAACCGGTGGCACAACCTGCAGGAACGACAAATTTTGATATTTTAAAACGATTGTCTAATCTTGAAAAGCACGTTTTTGGCAGTAAATTATACGATTGA
- a CDS encoding ribonuclease H-like domain-containing protein, producing MSLKNKLDRLKSHLSSGSTPEKRDQPSVTPGMEVPFREKWEQENVYPFFIDDHYCLIREVKYPLSHQHGNYCFRDFLTAVDLWNHQPLSHPLSAKGHQAEELFFFDTETTGLGGGVGNTIFILGYASVFGDHLVLRQHILPHPGGEVPLYQSFLEKVNYRTLVTYNGKSFDWPQVKTRHTLIREHVPKLPEFGHFDLFHAARRLWKHKLDRMKLAIVEKEVLGVERIDDIPGFLAPMIYFDFIESKKPDGMLGLLKHNEIDILSLVTLYSHLTFQLYGIDHNQTRAETYEVGRWFATLGENKEAEQVLSKLTNGRDMTSYQAKYILAFQQKKEQNWESARTLFLEMIDSSETQMRVEALLELAKIHEHRLIDYKLAIVYCQKAIEQITQSKTTAKWKRHITLEQFEKRLKRLERKYVTKS from the coding sequence ATGTCGTTAAAAAATAAGCTAGATCGCCTAAAGTCTCATCTATCCAGTGGAAGCACTCCAGAAAAAAGGGATCAACCTTCTGTGACGCCGGGAATGGAGGTGCCTTTTCGTGAAAAATGGGAGCAGGAAAATGTTTATCCCTTTTTTATCGATGACCATTATTGCTTAATAAGGGAAGTGAAATATCCACTCTCACACCAGCACGGGAATTATTGCTTTCGGGATTTTCTAACCGCTGTAGATTTGTGGAATCACCAGCCACTCAGTCACCCTTTATCGGCAAAAGGTCATCAAGCTGAGGAATTGTTCTTTTTTGACACAGAAACTACGGGGCTCGGCGGCGGGGTTGGAAATACAATTTTTATTCTGGGATATGCCAGTGTTTTCGGTGATCATTTGGTCCTAAGACAGCACATCCTCCCGCATCCAGGCGGGGAAGTTCCTTTATATCAAAGTTTTTTAGAAAAAGTGAATTATCGTACGCTTGTCACTTACAATGGAAAATCATTTGATTGGCCCCAAGTGAAAACAAGACATACTCTTATAAGAGAGCATGTTCCAAAACTGCCTGAATTTGGACATTTTGATCTTTTTCATGCAGCAAGAAGACTTTGGAAGCATAAATTAGACCGGATGAAGCTGGCAATTGTCGAGAAGGAAGTATTAGGGGTGGAAAGAATCGATGATATTCCAGGATTTTTGGCTCCTATGATTTATTTTGATTTTATTGAAAGTAAAAAGCCTGATGGCATGCTAGGTTTGCTTAAACATAATGAAATCGACATTTTATCACTCGTTACACTATATAGCCATTTAACCTTTCAACTTTACGGGATTGATCATAATCAAACTAGAGCAGAAACGTATGAAGTTGGTCGCTGGTTTGCCACATTAGGAGAGAATAAAGAAGCCGAACAAGTATTAAGCAAACTGACAAACGGCAGAGACATGACATCCTATCAGGCAAAGTATATTTTGGCATTTCAGCAAAAAAAAGAACAGAATTGGGAAAGCGCACGGACATTGTTTCTTGAAATGATCGATAGTAGTGAGACACAGATGCGGGTAGAAGCTTTATTAGAACTGGCAAAAATTCATGAACATCGACTTATAGATTATAAGCTTGCTATAGTTTATTGTCAGAAGGCGATAGAACAAATAACACAATCTAAAACCACGGCTAAATGGAAAAGGCACATTACCTTAGAGCAGTTTGAAAAAAGGCTAAAACGGTTAGAACGAAAATATGTCACAAAATCTTAA
- a CDS encoding DUF2249 domain-containing protein encodes MEQRIIEIDVREDLKNKIEPFQKIMEAVKECKENDIFILHAPFKPVPLFAVLKAKGFTHEEEELEKKHWKVTFTKKG; translated from the coding sequence ATGGAACAAAGAATCATTGAAATAGATGTACGTGAGGATTTAAAAAATAAAATTGAACCGTTTCAAAAGATTATGGAAGCTGTAAAGGAATGTAAGGAGAATGATATTTTTATTCTTCATGCTCCGTTTAAGCCTGTTCCCCTATTCGCCGTTTTAAAGGCGAAGGGCTTTACCCATGAGGAAGAAGAACTTGAAAAGAAGCATTGGAAAGTAACATTTACAAAGAAAGGATGA
- a CDS encoding DEAD/DEAH box helicase: MKLKKGLQEILEELKINHQFKENIVTWKTIEEKPATMMPFPEDLHPLLKRALQDKGIEQLYTHQQSAYEKIIKGNSIVAVTPTASGKTLCYNLPVLQTILANPESRALYMFPTKALAQDQKSEINEIIQAAGVDINSYTYDGDTPANIRQRVRQAGHVVITNPDMLHSAILPHHTKWVSLFENLKFVVIDELHTYRGVFGSHVANVIRRLKRICHYYGSNPVFICTSATIANPLEHAEILTEERMSLIDNNGAPSGTKHFLFYNPPIVNKPLNIRRSATLEVRKIAGELLRNKIQTIVFARSRVRVEIILTYLLELVKNQLGAKSIMGYRGGYLPTERRKIEKGLRSGEIYGVVSTNALELGVDIGQLQVCIMTGYPGTISSAWQQAGRAGRRHGEALVIMVASSSPLDQYIIQNPEYFFNKSPETARINPDNLIILIDHMKCAAYELPFKEGEEFGTVGTEELLEYLAEERVLYRNGDKWYWMNDSFPAHNISLRSASQENVIIVDQSDVANVKVIGEMDRFSAMTLLHDEAIYLHQGTQFQVEKLDWEEKKAFVREVDVDYYTDANLAVQLKVLEEDRLQTSDEAEIGYGDVSVRAMATIFKKIKFETHENIGSGPIHLPEEELHTNAAWISLNKPLTELGHERLEQGLVGTAHALNHIAPLFVMADPQDIHVIPQVKADHNEKPTIFFYDRYPGGIGLSEKIHSGMPTVFVETKKMIHHCQCETGCPSCIGADTVSETAKLDVLKIIDAFLHSSNQDKEVRHVVKK, translated from the coding sequence ATGAAATTGAAAAAAGGCCTTCAAGAAATATTAGAGGAATTAAAAATAAATCATCAATTTAAAGAAAATATTGTCACCTGGAAGACCATTGAAGAAAAGCCAGCAACGATGATGCCATTTCCGGAGGACTTACATCCGTTGTTAAAAAGAGCTCTTCAAGATAAGGGAATTGAACAACTGTATACACATCAACAATCGGCATATGAGAAAATTATCAAAGGAAATAGTATCGTGGCGGTAACACCGACTGCCTCAGGAAAGACACTTTGCTATAATCTGCCAGTTTTACAAACTATTCTCGCTAATCCTGAATCAAGGGCCCTGTATATGTTTCCAACGAAAGCACTTGCCCAAGATCAAAAGAGTGAGATAAACGAGATCATTCAAGCTGCGGGCGTTGATATTAACAGCTATACGTATGATGGGGATACACCCGCAAATATTCGGCAAAGGGTAAGGCAGGCGGGGCATGTAGTGATTACAAACCCGGACATGCTACACTCTGCTATTCTGCCACACCATACAAAATGGGTATCGTTGTTTGAAAATCTTAAATTTGTGGTGATTGATGAACTTCATACCTACCGCGGCGTGTTTGGCAGCCATGTAGCCAATGTCATCAGAAGGCTAAAACGGATTTGCCATTATTATGGTAGTAATCCCGTGTTTATTTGTACATCGGCAACGATTGCAAATCCCTTAGAGCATGCGGAAATATTAACAGAAGAAAGAATGAGTTTAATTGATAATAACGGTGCACCGAGTGGGACGAAACATTTTCTCTTCTATAATCCGCCAATCGTCAATAAGCCTTTAAATATCAGAAGAAGTGCCACTCTTGAAGTTCGAAAAATTGCGGGGGAACTATTAAGAAATAAAATTCAAACAATTGTTTTTGCCAGAAGCAGGGTGAGAGTTGAAATTATCCTGACATACCTTCTGGAATTGGTGAAAAATCAGTTAGGTGCGAAATCAATCATGGGATATCGCGGAGGATACCTGCCAACAGAACGAAGAAAAATTGAAAAGGGTCTGCGTTCTGGAGAGATCTATGGGGTTGTCAGTACGAATGCCCTTGAGTTAGGTGTTGACATAGGTCAGCTTCAGGTTTGCATCATGACAGGGTATCCGGGGACTATTTCAAGTGCCTGGCAGCAAGCCGGGAGGGCCGGAAGAAGGCATGGGGAGGCACTTGTCATTATGGTGGCCAGTTCGAGTCCGCTGGATCAATATATTATTCAGAACCCGGAGTATTTCTTTAATAAAAGTCCTGAAACTGCGAGGATTAATCCCGATAATTTGATTATTCTAATCGATCATATGAAATGTGCCGCCTATGAGCTCCCATTTAAGGAGGGAGAGGAATTTGGAACTGTCGGAACGGAGGAATTACTGGAGTATTTAGCAGAAGAACGAGTTCTTTATCGAAATGGAGATAAATGGTATTGGATGAACGATTCTTTTCCGGCGCATAACATTAGTTTACGATCTGCCTCACAGGAAAATGTTATTATTGTTGACCAATCAGATGTAGCAAATGTAAAAGTTATTGGAGAAATGGATCGTTTTTCTGCAATGACGCTTCTCCATGATGAGGCCATTTATTTACATCAAGGTACCCAATTCCAGGTCGAGAAGCTTGATTGGGAGGAGAAAAAGGCATTTGTCAGGGAAGTTGATGTTGACTATTACACTGATGCTAATTTAGCTGTCCAATTAAAAGTATTAGAGGAAGACAGGCTTCAAACAAGTGATGAAGCTGAAATCGGCTATGGAGACGTAAGTGTCAGGGCGATGGCAACCATTTTTAAAAAGATTAAATTTGAAACGCATGAAAATATCGGATCAGGACCGATTCATCTTCCAGAAGAGGAACTTCATACGAACGCAGCATGGATTTCATTAAATAAGCCGTTAACAGAACTGGGTCATGAACGGTTGGAACAGGGACTTGTTGGAACAGCACACGCCTTAAATCATATCGCACCGTTATTCGTGATGGCAGACCCGCAGGATATTCATGTTATCCCGCAAGTGAAAGCAGATCATAATGAAAAGCCAACTATCTTTTTTTATGATCGATATCCTGGTGGAATTGGATTAAGTGAAAAAATTCATAGCGGAATGCCAACGGTGTTTGTCGAAACGAAAAAAATGATACATCACTGTCAGTGTGAGACGGGTTGTCCTTCATGCATTGGAGCAGATACAGTTAGTGAAACTGCAAAATTGGATGTCTTAAAAATAATTGATGCATTTTTACACTCTTCCAATCAGGATAAGGAAGTGCGGCATGTCGTTAAAAAATAA
- a CDS encoding DUF1273 domain-containing protein: protein MRKVLAISGYKPFELGIFKKDHPSALFIKAALKKSLLPMIEEGLEWVLISGQLGVELWAAEVVFHLQIEFPELKLAVITPFLDQEASWNENNKEWYESILAGADYIDSVSKKGYEKPWQFRLKNQFFIDKSDGLLLLYDHEKEGSPKYLYEMAVQQQRKKSYPIELITFYDLQMIVEEEQNKWSDF, encoded by the coding sequence TTGAGAAAAGTACTGGCCATTTCAGGTTATAAACCATTTGAATTAGGCATTTTTAAAAAAGATCATCCATCAGCTTTATTTATTAAGGCTGCACTAAAGAAATCATTATTGCCTATGATAGAAGAAGGTTTAGAATGGGTATTGATTAGCGGTCAATTAGGAGTTGAACTTTGGGCTGCGGAGGTTGTATTTCATTTGCAGATTGAATTTCCTGAATTGAAGCTAGCGGTCATCACTCCGTTTCTTGACCAAGAGGCATCCTGGAATGAAAATAACAAGGAATGGTACGAGTCTATTCTTGCTGGTGCAGATTACATAGACTCCGTTTCGAAAAAAGGGTATGAGAAGCCATGGCAGTTTCGTTTGAAAAATCAATTCTTTATCGATAAGAGCGATGGCCTCCTTCTTCTGTACGATCATGAAAAGGAAGGAAGTCCGAAATACCTATACGAAATGGCTGTCCAACAGCAAAGAAAAAAGTCTTATCCGATTGAGTTGATTACATTTTATGATTTACAAATGATTGTGGAAGAAGAACAAAATAAATGGTCTGATTTTTAA